In Cydia amplana chromosome 2, ilCydAmpl1.1, whole genome shotgun sequence, the following proteins share a genomic window:
- the LOC134660311 gene encoding homeobox protein ESX1-like isoform X45, which translates to MKAFVFTLSLLGLASVVYPRGMPTLYRLQPTPDVKPLPPQPDVLPLPPSPDVYPLPPNPDVYPLPPNPDVYPLPPNPDVYPLPPYPYVNPLPPNPDVRPLPPNPDVIPLPPNPDVYPLPPVPYVIPLPPKPKPTPIVY; encoded by the exons TATCGCTGCTCGGGCTGGCGTCCGTGGTGTATCCACGGGGAATGCCAACACTCTACCGGCTACAGCCGACGCCGGACGTGAAACCGTTGCCACCGCAACCAGACGTTCTTCCGTTGCCGCCTTCGCCTGACGTGTACCCACTGCCCCCTAATCCCGATGTATACCCACTGCCTCCTAATCCTGACGTGTACCCGTTGCCTCCTAATCCTGACGTTTACCCGTTGC CTCCGTACCCATACGTCAACCCCTTACCTCCAAACCCAGACGTACGTCCCTTACCCCCTAACCCAGACGTCATCCCCTTACCTCCAAACCCAGATGTTTACCCACTGCCTCCAGTCCCTTATGTGATTCCGTTGCCTCCAAAACCTAAACCAACTCCAATTGTATACTAA
- the LOC134660311 gene encoding homeobox protein ESX1-like isoform X43 codes for MKAFVFTLSLLGLASVVYPRGMPTLYRLQPTPDVKPLPPQPDVLPLPPSPDVYPLPPNPDVYPLPPNPDVYPLPPNPDVYPLPPNPDVYPLPPYPYVNPLPPNPDVRPLPPNPDVIPLPPNPDVYPLPPVPYVIPLPPKPKPTPIVY; via the exons TATCGCTGCTCGGGCTGGCGTCCGTGGTGTATCCACGGGGAATGCCAACACTCTACCGGCTACAGCCGACGCCGGACGTGAAACCGTTGCCACCGCAACCAGACGTTCTTCCGTTGCCGCCTTCGCCTGACGTGTACCCACTGCCCCCTAATCCCGATGTATACCCACTGCCTCCTAATCCTGACGTGTACCCGTTGCCTCCTAATCCTGACGTTTACCCGTTGCCTCCTAATCCTGATGTATACCCATTAC CTCCGTACCCATACGTCAACCCCTTACCTCCAAACCCAGACGTACGTCCCTTACCCCCTAACCCAGACGTCATCCCCTTACCTCCAAACCCAGATGTTTACCCACTGCCTCCAGTCCCTTATGTGATTCCGTTGCCTCCAAAACCTAAACCAACTCCAATTGTATACTAA
- the LOC134660311 gene encoding uncharacterized protein LOC134660311 isoform X25, producing MKAFVFTLSLLGLASVVYPRGMPTLYRLQPTPDVKPLPPQPDVLPLPPSPDVYPLPPNPDVYPLPPNPDVYPLPPNPDVYPLPPNPDVYPLPPNPYVIPLPPNPDVRHLPPNPYVIPLPPNPDVIPLPPNPDVRPLPPNPDVRPLPPNPYVIPLPPNPYVIPLPPNPDVRPLPPNPHVIPLPPNPYVIPLPPNPDVRPLPPYPYVNPLPPNPDVRPLPPNPDVIPLPPNPDVYPLPPVPYVIPLPPKPKPTPIVY from the exons TATCGCTGCTCGGGCTGGCGTCCGTGGTGTATCCACGGGGAATGCCAACACTCTACCGGCTACAGCCGACGCCGGACGTGAAACCGTTGCCACCGCAACCAGACGTTCTTCCGTTGCCGCCTTCGCCTGACGTGTACCCACTGCCCCCTAATCCCGATGTATACCCACTGCCTCCTAATCCTGACGTGTACCCGTTGCCTCCTAATCCTGACGTTTACCCGTTGCCTCCTAATCCTGATGTATACCCATTAC CCCCTAACCCATACGTCATCCCCTTACCCCCAAACCCAGACGTTCGTCACTTACCTCCAAACCCATACGTCATCCCCTTACCTCCAAACCCAGACGTCATTCCCTTACCCCCAAACCCAGACGTTCGTCCCTTACCCCCAAACCCAGACGTTCGTCCCTTACCTCCAAACCCATACGTCATCCCCTTACCTCCAAACCCATACGTCATCCCCTTACCTCCAAACCCAGACGTACGTCCCTTGCCCCCTAACCCACACGTCATCCCCTTAC CTCCAAACCCATACGTCATCCCCTTACCTCCAAACCCAGACGTTCGTCCCTTACCTCCGTACCCATACGTCAACCCCTTACCTCCAAACCCAGACGTACGTCCCTTACCCCCTAACCCAGACGTCATCCCCTTACCTCCAAACCCAGATGTTTACCCACTGCCTCCAGTCCCTTATGTGATTCCGTTGCCTCCAAAACCTAAACCAACTCCAATTGTATACTAA
- the LOC134660311 gene encoding uncharacterized protein LOC134660311 isoform X1: MKAFVFTLSLLGLASVVYPRGMPTLYRLQPTPDVKPLPPQPDVLPLPPSPDVYPLPPNPDVYPLPPNPDVYPLPPNPDVYPLPPNPDVYPLPPNPYVIPLPPNPDVRHLPPNPYVIPLPPNPDVIPLPPNPDVRPLPPNPDVRPLPPNPYVIPLPPNPYVIPLPPNPDVRPLPPNPHVIPLPPNPYVIPLPPNPDVRPLPPNPYVIPLPPNPYVIPLPPNPDVRPLPPNPHVIPLPPNPYVIPLPPNPDVRPLPPYPYVNPLPPNPDVRPLPPNPDVIPLPPNPDVYPLPPVPYVIPLPPKPKPTPIVY; the protein is encoded by the exons TATCGCTGCTCGGGCTGGCGTCCGTGGTGTATCCACGGGGAATGCCAACACTCTACCGGCTACAGCCGACGCCGGACGTGAAACCGTTGCCACCGCAACCAGACGTTCTTCCGTTGCCGCCTTCGCCTGACGTGTACCCACTGCCCCCTAATCCCGATGTATACCCACTGCCTCCTAATCCTGACGTGTACCCGTTGCCTCCTAATCCTGACGTTTACCCGTTGCCTCCTAATCCTGATGTATACCCATTAC CCCCTAACCCATACGTCATCCCCTTACCCCCAAACCCAGACGTTCGTCACTTACCTCCAAACCCATACGTCATCCCCTTACCTCCAAACCCAGACGTCATTCCCTTACCCCCAAACCCAGACGTTCGTCCCTTACCCCCAAACCCAGACGTTCGTCCCTTACCTCCAAACCCATACGTCATCCCCTTACCTCCAAACCCATACGTCATCCCCTTACCTCCAAACCCAGACGTACGTCCCTTGCCCCCTAACCCACACGTCATCCCCTTACCTCCAAACCCATACGTCATCCCCTTACCTCCAAACCCAGACGTTCGCCCCTTACCTCCAAACCCATACGTCATCCCCTTACCTCCAAACCCATACGTCATCCCCTTACCTCCAAACCCAGACGTACGACCCTTGCCCCCTAACCCACACGTCATCCCATTACCTCCAAACCCATACGTCATCCCCTTACCTCCAAACCCAGACGTTCGTCCCTTACCTCCGTACCCATACGTCAACCCCTTACCTCCAAACCCAGACGTACGTCCCTTACCCCCTAACCCAGACGTCATCCCCTTACCTCCAAACCCAGATGTTTACCCACTGCCTCCAGTCCCTTATGTGATTCCGTTGCCTCCAAAACCTAAACCAACTCCAATTGTATACTAA
- the LOC134660311 gene encoding uncharacterized protein LOC134660311 isoform X3 — MKAFVFTLSLLGLASVVYPRGMPTLYRLQPTPDVKPLPPQPDVLPLPPSPDVYPLPPNPDVYPLPPNPDVYPLPPNPDVYPLPPNPYVIPLPPNPDVRHLPPNPYVIPLPPNPDVIPLPPNPDVRPLPPNPDVRPLPPNPYVIPLPPNPYVIPLPPNPDVRPLPPNPHVIPLPPNPYVIPLPPNPDVRPLPPNPYVIPLPPNPYVIPLPPNPDVRPLPPNPHVIPLPPNPYVIPLPPNPDVRPLPPYPYVNPLPPNPDVRPLPPNPDVIPLPPNPDVYPLPPVPYVIPLPPKPKPTPIVY; from the exons TATCGCTGCTCGGGCTGGCGTCCGTGGTGTATCCACGGGGAATGCCAACACTCTACCGGCTACAGCCGACGCCGGACGTGAAACCGTTGCCACCGCAACCAGACGTTCTTCCGTTGCCGCCTTCGCCTGACGTGTACCCACTGCCCCCTAATCCCGATGTATACCCACTGCCTCCTAATCCTGACGTGTACCCGTTGCCTCCTAATCCTGACGTTTACCCGTTGC CCCCTAACCCATACGTCATCCCCTTACCCCCAAACCCAGACGTTCGTCACTTACCTCCAAACCCATACGTCATCCCCTTACCTCCAAACCCAGACGTCATTCCCTTACCCCCAAACCCAGACGTTCGTCCCTTACCCCCAAACCCAGACGTTCGTCCCTTACCTCCAAACCCATACGTCATCCCCTTACCTCCAAACCCATACGTCATCCCCTTACCTCCAAACCCAGACGTACGTCCCTTGCCCCCTAACCCACACGTCATCCCCTTACCTCCAAACCCATACGTCATCCCCTTACCTCCAAACCCAGACGTTCGCCCCTTACCTCCAAACCCATACGTCATCCCCTTACCTCCAAACCCATACGTCATCCCCTTACCTCCAAACCCAGACGTACGACCCTTGCCCCCTAACCCACACGTCATCCCATTACCTCCAAACCCATACGTCATCCCCTTACCTCCAAACCCAGACGTTCGTCCCTTACCTCCGTACCCATACGTCAACCCCTTACCTCCAAACCCAGACGTACGTCCCTTACCCCCTAACCCAGACGTCATCCCCTTACCTCCAAACCCAGATGTTTACCCACTGCCTCCAGTCCCTTATGTGATTCCGTTGCCTCCAAAACCTAAACCAACTCCAATTGTATACTAA
- the LOC134660311 gene encoding uncharacterized protein LOC134660311 isoform X6: MKAFVFTLSLLGLASVVYPRGMPTLYRLQPTPDVKPLPPQPDVLPLPPSPDVYPLPPNPDVYPLPPNPDVYPLPPNPYVIPLPPNPDVRHLPPNPYVIPLPPNPDVIPLPPNPDVRPLPPNPDVRPLPPNPYVIPLPPNPYVIPLPPNPDVRPLPPNPHVIPLPPNPYVIPLPPNPDVRPLPPNPYVIPLPPNPYVIPLPPNPDVRPLPPNPHVIPLPPNPYVIPLPPNPDVRPLPPYPYVNPLPPNPDVRPLPPNPDVIPLPPNPDVYPLPPVPYVIPLPPKPKPTPIVY; this comes from the exons TATCGCTGCTCGGGCTGGCGTCCGTGGTGTATCCACGGGGAATGCCAACACTCTACCGGCTACAGCCGACGCCGGACGTGAAACCGTTGCCACCGCAACCAGACGTTCTTCCGTTGCCGCCTTCGCCTGACGTGTACCCACTGCCCCCTAATCCCGATGTATACCCACTGCCTCCTAATCCTGACGTGTACCCGTTGC CCCCTAACCCATACGTCATCCCCTTACCCCCAAACCCAGACGTTCGTCACTTACCTCCAAACCCATACGTCATCCCCTTACCTCCAAACCCAGACGTCATTCCCTTACCCCCAAACCCAGACGTTCGTCCCTTACCCCCAAACCCAGACGTTCGTCCCTTACCTCCAAACCCATACGTCATCCCCTTACCTCCAAACCCATACGTCATCCCCTTACCTCCAAACCCAGACGTACGTCCCTTGCCCCCTAACCCACACGTCATCCCCTTACCTCCAAACCCATACGTCATCCCCTTACCTCCAAACCCAGACGTTCGCCCCTTACCTCCAAACCCATACGTCATCCCCTTACCTCCAAACCCATACGTCATCCCCTTACCTCCAAACCCAGACGTACGACCCTTGCCCCCTAACCCACACGTCATCCCATTACCTCCAAACCCATACGTCATCCCCTTACCTCCAAACCCAGACGTTCGTCCCTTACCTCCGTACCCATACGTCAACCCCTTACCTCCAAACCCAGACGTACGTCCCTTACCCCCTAACCCAGACGTCATCCCCTTACCTCCAAACCCAGATGTTTACCCACTGCCTCCAGTCCCTTATGTGATTCCGTTGCCTCCAAAACCTAAACCAACTCCAATTGTATACTAA
- the LOC134660311 gene encoding uncharacterized protein LOC134660311 isoform X20 codes for MKAFVFTLSLLGLASVVYPRGMPTLYRLQPTPDVKPLPPQPDVLPLPPSPDVYPLPPNPDVYPLPPNPDVYPLPPNPDVYPLPPNPDVYPLPPNPYVIPLPPNPYVIPLPPNPYVIPLPPNPDVRPLPPNPHVIPLPPNPYVIPLPPNPDVRPLPPNPYVIPLPPNPYVIPLPPNPDVRPLPPNPHVIPLPPNPYVIPLPPNPDVRPLPPYPYVNPLPPNPDVRPLPPNPDVIPLPPNPDVYPLPPVPYVIPLPPKPKPTPIVY; via the exons TATCGCTGCTCGGGCTGGCGTCCGTGGTGTATCCACGGGGAATGCCAACACTCTACCGGCTACAGCCGACGCCGGACGTGAAACCGTTGCCACCGCAACCAGACGTTCTTCCGTTGCCGCCTTCGCCTGACGTGTACCCACTGCCCCCTAATCCCGATGTATACCCACTGCCTCCTAATCCTGACGTGTACCCGTTGCCTCCTAATCCTGACGTTTACCCGTTGCCTCCTAATCCTGATGTATACCCATTAC CTCCAAACCCATACGTCATCCCCTTAC CTCCAAACCCATACGTCATCCCCTTACCTCCAAACCCATACGTCATCCCCTTACCTCCAAACCCAGACGTACGTCCCTTGCCCCCTAACCCACACGTCATCCCCTTACCTCCAAACCCATACGTCATCCCCTTACCTCCAAACCCAGACGTTCGCCCCTTACCTCCAAACCCATACGTCATCCCCTTACCTCCAAACCCATACGTCATCCCCTTACCTCCAAACCCAGACGTACGACCCTTGCCCCCTAACCCACACGTCATCCCATTACCTCCAAACCCATACGTCATCCCCTTACCTCCAAACCCAGACGTTCGTCCCTTACCTCCGTACCCATACGTCAACCCCTTACCTCCAAACCCAGACGTACGTCCCTTACCCCCTAACCCAGACGTCATCCCCTTACCTCCAAACCCAGATGTTTACCCACTGCCTCCAGTCCCTTATGTGATTCCGTTGCCTCCAAAACCTAAACCAACTCCAATTGTATACTAA
- the LOC134660311 gene encoding uncharacterized protein LOC134660311 isoform X12, producing MKAFVFTLSLLGLASVVYPRGMPTLYRLQPTPDVKPLPPQPDVLPLPPSPDVYPLPPNPDVYPLPPNPDVYPLPPNPDVYPLPPNPYVIPLPPNPDVIPLPPNPDVRPLPPNPDVRPLPPNPYVIPLPPNPYVIPLPPNPDVRPLPPNPHVIPLPPNPYVIPLPPNPDVRPLPPNPYVIPLPPNPYVIPLPPNPDVRPLPPNPHVIPLPPNPYVIPLPPNPDVRPLPPYPYVNPLPPNPDVRPLPPNPDVIPLPPNPDVYPLPPVPYVIPLPPKPKPTPIVY from the exons TATCGCTGCTCGGGCTGGCGTCCGTGGTGTATCCACGGGGAATGCCAACACTCTACCGGCTACAGCCGACGCCGGACGTGAAACCGTTGCCACCGCAACCAGACGTTCTTCCGTTGCCGCCTTCGCCTGACGTGTACCCACTGCCCCCTAATCCCGATGTATACCCACTGCCTCCTAATCCTGACGTGTACCCGTTGCCTCCTAATCCTGACGTTTACCCGTTGC CTCCAAACCCATACGTCATCCCCTTACCTCCAAACCCAGACGTCATTCCCTTACCCCCAAACCCAGACGTTCGTCCCTTACCCCCAAACCCAGACGTTCGTCCCTTACCTCCAAACCCATACGTCATCCCCTTACCTCCAAACCCATACGTCATCCCCTTACCTCCAAACCCAGACGTACGTCCCTTGCCCCCTAACCCACACGTCATCCCCTTACCTCCAAACCCATACGTCATCCCCTTACCTCCAAACCCAGACGTTCGCCCCTTACCTCCAAACCCATACGTCATCCCCTTACCTCCAAACCCATACGTCATCCCCTTACCTCCAAACCCAGACGTACGACCCTTGCCCCCTAACCCACACGTCATCCCATTACCTCCAAACCCATACGTCATCCCCTTACCTCCAAACCCAGACGTTCGTCCCTTACCTCCGTACCCATACGTCAACCCCTTACCTCCAAACCCAGACGTACGTCCCTTACCCCCTAACCCAGACGTCATCCCCTTACCTCCAAACCCAGATGTTTACCCACTGCCTCCAGTCCCTTATGTGATTCCGTTGCCTCCAAAACCTAAACCAACTCCAATTGTATACTAA
- the LOC134660311 gene encoding uncharacterized protein LOC134660311 isoform X11 — protein sequence MKAFVFTLSLLGLASVVYPRGMPTLYRLQPTPDVKPLPPQPDVLPLPPSPDVYPLPPNPDVYPLPPNPDVYPLPPNPDVYPLPPNPDVYPLPPNPYVIPLPPNPDVRHLPPNPYVIPLPPNPDVIPLPPNPDVRPLPPNPDVRPLPPNPYVIPLPPNPYVIPLPPNPDVRPLPPNPHVIPLPPNPYVIPLPPNPDVRPLPPNPYVIPLPPNPYVIPLPPNPDVRPLPPNPHVIPLPPNPYVIPLPPNPDVRPLPPNPDVIPLPPNPDVYPLPPVPYVIPLPPKPKPTPIVY from the exons TATCGCTGCTCGGGCTGGCGTCCGTGGTGTATCCACGGGGAATGCCAACACTCTACCGGCTACAGCCGACGCCGGACGTGAAACCGTTGCCACCGCAACCAGACGTTCTTCCGTTGCCGCCTTCGCCTGACGTGTACCCACTGCCCCCTAATCCCGATGTATACCCACTGCCTCCTAATCCTGACGTGTACCCGTTGCCTCCTAATCCTGACGTTTACCCGTTGCCTCCTAATCCTGATGTATACCCATTAC CCCCTAACCCATACGTCATCCCCTTACCCCCAAACCCAGACGTTCGTCACTTACCTCCAAACCCATACGTCATCCCCTTACCTCCAAACCCAGACGTCATTCCCTTACCCCCAAACCCAGACGTTCGTCCCTTACCCCCAAACCCAGACGTTCGTCCCTTACCTCCAAACCCATACGTCATCCCCTTACCTCCAAACCCATACGTCATCCCCTTACCTCCAAACCCAGACGTACGTCCCTTGCCCCCTAACCCACACGTCATCCCCTTACCTCCAAACCCATACGTCATCCCCTTACCTCCAAACCCAGACGTTCGCCCCTTACCTCCAAACCCATACGTCATCCCCTTACCTCCAAACCCATACGTCATCCCCTTACCTCCAAACCCAGACGTACGACCCTTGCCCCCTAACCCACACGTCATCCCATTACCTCCAAACCCATACGTCATCCCCTTAC CTCCAAACCCAGACGTACGTCCCTTACCCCCTAACCCAGACGTCATCCCCTTACCTCCAAACCCAGATGTTTACCCACTGCCTCCAGTCCCTTATGTGATTCCGTTGCCTCCAAAACCTAAACCAACTCCAATTGTATACTAA
- the LOC134660311 gene encoding uncharacterized protein LOC134660311 isoform X16, with protein MKAFVFTLSLLGLASVVYPRGMPTLYRLQPTPDVKPLPPQPDVLPLPPSPDVYPLPPNPDVYPLPPNPDVYPLPPNPDVYPLPPNPDVYPLPPNPYVIPLPPNPYVIPLPPNPYVIPLPPNPYVIPLPPNPDVRPLPPNPHVIPLPPNPYVIPLPPNPDVRPLPPNPYVIPLPPNPYVIPLPPNPDVRPLPPNPHVIPLPPNPYVIPLPPNPDVRPLPPYPYVNPLPPNPDVRPLPPNPDVIPLPPNPDVYPLPPVPYVIPLPPKPKPTPIVY; from the exons TATCGCTGCTCGGGCTGGCGTCCGTGGTGTATCCACGGGGAATGCCAACACTCTACCGGCTACAGCCGACGCCGGACGTGAAACCGTTGCCACCGCAACCAGACGTTCTTCCGTTGCCGCCTTCGCCTGACGTGTACCCACTGCCCCCTAATCCCGATGTATACCCACTGCCTCCTAATCCTGACGTGTACCCGTTGCCTCCTAATCCTGACGTTTACCCGTTGCCTCCTAATCCTGATGTATACCCATTAC CTCCAAACCCATACGTCATCCCCTTAC CTCCAAACCCATACGTCATCCCCTTAC CTCCAAACCCATACGTCATCCCCTTACCTCCAAACCCATACGTCATCCCCTTACCTCCAAACCCAGACGTACGTCCCTTGCCCCCTAACCCACACGTCATCCCCTTACCTCCAAACCCATACGTCATCCCCTTACCTCCAAACCCAGACGTTCGCCCCTTACCTCCAAACCCATACGTCATCCCCTTACCTCCAAACCCATACGTCATCCCCTTACCTCCAAACCCAGACGTACGACCCTTGCCCCCTAACCCACACGTCATCCCATTACCTCCAAACCCATACGTCATCCCCTTACCTCCAAACCCAGACGTTCGTCCCTTACCTCCGTACCCATACGTCAACCCCTTACCTCCAAACCCAGACGTACGTCCCTTACCCCCTAACCCAGACGTCATCCCCTTACCTCCAAACCCAGATGTTTACCCACTGCCTCCAGTCCCTTATGTGATTCCGTTGCCTCCAAAACCTAAACCAACTCCAATTGTATACTAA
- the LOC134660311 gene encoding homeobox protein ESX1-like isoform X41, whose translation MKAFVFTLSLLGLASVVYPRGMPTLYRLQPTPDVKPLPPQPDVLPLPPSPDVYPLPPNPDVYPLPPNPDVYPLPPNPDVYPLPPNPDVYPLPPNPYVIPLPPNPYVIPLPPNPYVIPLPPNPYVIPLPPNPDVYPLPPVPYVIPLPPKPKPTPIVY comes from the exons TATCGCTGCTCGGGCTGGCGTCCGTGGTGTATCCACGGGGAATGCCAACACTCTACCGGCTACAGCCGACGCCGGACGTGAAACCGTTGCCACCGCAACCAGACGTTCTTCCGTTGCCGCCTTCGCCTGACGTGTACCCACTGCCCCCTAATCCCGATGTATACCCACTGCCTCCTAATCCTGACGTGTACCCGTTGCCTCCTAATCCTGACGTTTACCCGTTGCCTCCTAATCCTGATGTATACCCATTAC CTCCAAACCCATACGTCATCCCCTTAC CTCCAAACCCATACGTCATCCCCTTAC CTCCAAACCCATACGTCATCCCCTTACCTCCAAACCCATACGTCATCCCCTTAC CTCCAAACCCAGATGTTTACCCACTGCCTCCAGTCCCTTATGTGATTCCGTTGCCTCCAAAACCTAAACCAACTCCAATTGTATACTAA
- the LOC134660311 gene encoding uncharacterized protein LOC134660311 isoform X24, with product MKAFVFTLSLLGLASVVYPRGMPTLYRLQPTPDVKPLPPQPDVLPLPPSPDVYPLPPNPDVYPLPPNPDVYPLPPNPDVYPLPPNPYVIPLPPNPYVIPLPPNPYVIPLPPNPDVRPLPPNPHVIPLPPNPYVIPLPPNPDVRPLPPNPYVIPLPPNPYVIPLPPNPDVRPLPPNPHVIPLPPNPYVIPLPPNPDVRPLPPYPYVNPLPPNPDVRPLPPNPDVIPLPPNPDVYPLPPVPYVIPLPPKPKPTPIVY from the exons TATCGCTGCTCGGGCTGGCGTCCGTGGTGTATCCACGGGGAATGCCAACACTCTACCGGCTACAGCCGACGCCGGACGTGAAACCGTTGCCACCGCAACCAGACGTTCTTCCGTTGCCGCCTTCGCCTGACGTGTACCCACTGCCCCCTAATCCCGATGTATACCCACTGCCTCCTAATCCTGACGTGTACCCGTTGCCTCCTAATCCTGACGTTTACCCGTTGC CTCCAAACCCATACGTCATCCCCTTAC CTCCAAACCCATACGTCATCCCCTTACCTCCAAACCCATACGTCATCCCCTTACCTCCAAACCCAGACGTACGTCCCTTGCCCCCTAACCCACACGTCATCCCCTTACCTCCAAACCCATACGTCATCCCCTTACCTCCAAACCCAGACGTTCGCCCCTTACCTCCAAACCCATACGTCATCCCCTTACCTCCAAACCCATACGTCATCCCCTTACCTCCAAACCCAGACGTACGACCCTTGCCCCCTAACCCACACGTCATCCCATTACCTCCAAACCCATACGTCATCCCCTTACCTCCAAACCCAGACGTTCGTCCCTTACCTCCGTACCCATACGTCAACCCCTTACCTCCAAACCCAGACGTACGTCCCTTACCCCCTAACCCAGACGTCATCCCCTTACCTCCAAACCCAGATGTTTACCCACTGCCTCCAGTCCCTTATGTGATTCCGTTGCCTCCAAAACCTAAACCAACTCCAATTGTATACTAA
- the LOC134660311 gene encoding uncharacterized protein LOC134660311 isoform X28 yields the protein MKAFVFTLSLLGLASVVYPRGMPTLYRLQPTPDVKPLPPQPDVLPLPPSPDVYPLPPNPDVYPLPPNPDVYPLPPNPYVIPLPPNPYVIPLPPNPYVIPLPPNPDVRPLPPNPHVIPLPPNPYVIPLPPNPDVRPLPPNPYVIPLPPNPYVIPLPPNPDVRPLPPNPHVIPLPPNPYVIPLPPNPDVRPLPPYPYVNPLPPNPDVRPLPPNPDVIPLPPNPDVYPLPPVPYVIPLPPKPKPTPIVY from the exons TATCGCTGCTCGGGCTGGCGTCCGTGGTGTATCCACGGGGAATGCCAACACTCTACCGGCTACAGCCGACGCCGGACGTGAAACCGTTGCCACCGCAACCAGACGTTCTTCCGTTGCCGCCTTCGCCTGACGTGTACCCACTGCCCCCTAATCCCGATGTATACCCACTGCCTCCTAATCCTGACGTGTACCCGTTGC CTCCAAACCCATACGTCATCCCCTTAC CTCCAAACCCATACGTCATCCCCTTACCTCCAAACCCATACGTCATCCCCTTACCTCCAAACCCAGACGTACGTCCCTTGCCCCCTAACCCACACGTCATCCCCTTACCTCCAAACCCATACGTCATCCCCTTACCTCCAAACCCAGACGTTCGCCCCTTACCTCCAAACCCATACGTCATCCCCTTACCTCCAAACCCATACGTCATCCCCTTACCTCCAAACCCAGACGTACGACCCTTGCCCCCTAACCCACACGTCATCCCATTACCTCCAAACCCATACGTCATCCCCTTACCTCCAAACCCAGACGTTCGTCCCTTACCTCCGTACCCATACGTCAACCCCTTACCTCCAAACCCAGACGTACGTCCCTTACCCCCTAACCCAGACGTCATCCCCTTACCTCCAAACCCAGATGTTTACCCACTGCCTCCAGTCCCTTATGTGATTCCGTTGCCTCCAAAACCTAAACCAACTCCAATTGTATACTAA
- the LOC134660311 gene encoding homeobox protein ESX1-like isoform X40, with amino-acid sequence MKAFVFTLSLLGLASVVYPRGMPTLYRLQPTPDVKPLPPQPDVLPLPPSPDVYPLPPNPDVYPLPPNPDVYPLPPNPDVYPLPPNPYVIPLPPNPDVRHLPPNPYVIPLPPNPDVRPLPPNPDVIPLPPNPDVYPLPPVPYVIPLPPKPKPTPIVY; translated from the exons TATCGCTGCTCGGGCTGGCGTCCGTGGTGTATCCACGGGGAATGCCAACACTCTACCGGCTACAGCCGACGCCGGACGTGAAACCGTTGCCACCGCAACCAGACGTTCTTCCGTTGCCGCCTTCGCCTGACGTGTACCCACTGCCCCCTAATCCCGATGTATACCCACTGCCTCCTAATCCTGACGTGTACCCGTTGCCTCCTAATCCTGACGTTTACCCGTTGC CCCCTAACCCATACGTCATCCCCTTACCCCCAAACCCAGACGTTCGTCACTTACCTCCAAACCCATACGTCATCCCCTTAC CTCCAAACCCAGACGTACGTCCCTTACCCCCTAACCCAGACGTCATCCCCTTACCTCCAAACCCAGATGTTTACCCACTGCCTCCAGTCCCTTATGTGATTCCGTTGCCTCCAAAACCTAAACCAACTCCAATTGTATACTAA